From one Nocardioides yefusunii genomic stretch:
- a CDS encoding ABC transporter ATP-binding protein — protein sequence MRPGSMGDARSQTGAAPEAEIGAIETIRRGLRLSPELLTGFWVTFTLALVASVGQVVVPVSVQQTLDKGLGGSGDGGTDVSFVVTMGAVAFLGLVLTSLAQYGMTSRLFATSERGLAGLRIKAFRHVHDLSLLTQSTERRGALVSRVTSDVDQISQFLVFGGLLLVISAGQVLVATIVMAVYSWQLCLVVWICFAPLFISIRWFQRKLAAAYGTVRQQAGVMLSAVSEPVVGASVVKSYAVADRTQARIDTAIDEFKAASTRAQRFTVFSFSLGGISAGLANAAVLVIGVLLGFAGDMSAGEVLAFAFLVTLFVGPVQMGTQIITDAQNALVSWRRVIALVDTPADVVDPDTTPDGGLELPRGPVDVEFRDVTFSYPSAPTDAAPVLRDVSLHVAAGTRVAVVGETGSGKSTFAKLLTRLMDPSSGEVLLDGIDVRRIGQASLRRSVVLVPQEGFLFDDTLAANVRYGRLDATDDEILAAADELGLADWVAGLPDGLATRVGQRGESLSAGERQLVALLRARLADPDLLVLDEATSAVDPELEMRIGRALERLMTGRTSVTIAHRLTTAEQADEVIVVAAGEVVQRGPHAELVTQTDSAYGRLHASWIAQQGR from the coding sequence ATGCGTCCCGGATCCATGGGCGACGCCCGCAGCCAGACCGGCGCGGCACCCGAGGCAGAGATCGGCGCGATCGAGACGATCCGACGCGGCCTCCGCCTCAGCCCCGAACTCCTCACCGGTTTCTGGGTGACGTTCACCCTCGCGCTCGTCGCCTCCGTCGGACAGGTCGTCGTCCCTGTCTCCGTCCAGCAGACCCTCGACAAGGGCCTCGGCGGCTCCGGCGACGGCGGCACCGACGTCAGCTTCGTCGTCACCATGGGAGCCGTCGCGTTCCTCGGCCTCGTCCTCACCAGCCTCGCCCAGTACGGCATGACGAGCCGCCTCTTCGCCACCAGCGAGCGCGGCCTCGCCGGCCTGCGGATCAAGGCGTTCCGTCACGTCCACGACCTCTCCCTGCTCACGCAGTCGACCGAGCGCCGCGGCGCGCTCGTCTCCCGCGTCACCAGCGACGTCGACCAGATCAGCCAGTTCCTCGTCTTCGGTGGCCTGCTGCTCGTCATCTCCGCCGGACAGGTCCTCGTCGCCACGATCGTCATGGCCGTCTACTCCTGGCAGCTCTGCCTGGTGGTGTGGATCTGCTTCGCGCCGCTGTTCATCTCGATCCGCTGGTTCCAGCGCAAGCTCGCCGCCGCCTACGGCACCGTCCGCCAGCAGGCCGGCGTCATGCTCTCGGCCGTCTCCGAGCCAGTCGTCGGCGCCTCAGTGGTGAAGTCCTACGCCGTCGCTGATCGCACCCAGGCCCGCATCGACACCGCGATCGACGAGTTCAAGGCCGCCAGCACTCGCGCCCAGCGCTTCACCGTCTTCTCGTTCTCCCTCGGCGGCATCTCCGCCGGACTCGCCAACGCCGCCGTCCTCGTGATCGGTGTCCTGCTCGGCTTCGCCGGAGACATGAGCGCCGGAGAGGTCCTCGCGTTCGCGTTCCTGGTGACCCTCTTCGTCGGCCCGGTGCAGATGGGCACCCAGATCATCACCGACGCCCAGAACGCCCTCGTTTCTTGGCGCCGCGTCATCGCCCTCGTCGACACCCCCGCCGACGTCGTCGACCCCGACACCACCCCTGACGGAGGCCTCGAACTGCCCCGCGGACCCGTCGACGTCGAGTTCCGCGACGTCACGTTCTCCTACCCCTCCGCACCCACCGACGCCGCCCCCGTCCTGCGCGACGTCTCCCTGCACGTCGCCGCCGGCACCCGCGTCGCGGTGGTGGGGGAGACCGGCTCGGGCAAGTCCACCTTCGCCAAGCTGCTCACCCGTCTCATGGACCCCAGCAGCGGTGAGGTGCTGCTCGACGGCATCGACGTGCGCCGCATCGGTCAGGCGTCCCTGCGACGCAGCGTCGTCCTCGTCCCGCAGGAGGGCTTCCTCTTCGACGACACCCTCGCCGCCAACGTCCGCTACGGACGCCTCGACGCAACCGACGACGAGATCCTCGCCGCCGCCGACGAACTCGGCCTCGCTGACTGGGTCGCCGGCCTGCCCGACGGTCTCGCCACCCGCGTCGGTCAGCGCGGAGAGTCGCTCTCTGCAGGTGAACGCCAACTCGTCGCACTCCTGCGCGCCCGCCTCGCCGACCCCGACCTGCTCGTCCTCGACGAAGCCACCAGCGCCGTCGACCCCGAGCTGGAGATGCGGATCGGACGCGCGCTGGAACGCCTCATGACCGGACGCACGTCGGTCACCATTGCGCACCGCCTCACCACGGCCGAGCAGGCCGACGAGGTGATCGTGGTCGCGGCCGGAGAAGTCGTCCAGCGCGGACCGCACGCCGAACTCGTGACGCAGACCGACTCCGCCTACGGACGCCTGCACGCCTCGTGGATCGCGCAGCAGGGACGATGA
- a CDS encoding ABC transporter ATP-binding protein — MGAPLHLSQEHPLSTAAPPEAPKATRQRRSTTVEGFRVLGVAVRREPVVFWLSTIGSVLFGVLTVADAWVLGWSTDHVVLPAFRDGEIGVGMLVAVVALFVGVALLRAVGIVARRLGAGLMQYRMQAHSRREVTRKYLELPFAWHQKHPTGQLLSNASSDVEAAWAPIAPFPMALGTVVMMVIAVAQMFAADVVLAVVGLLVFPAVVLANLWYQKLSSPLMTQAQRLRAEVSEVAHESFDGAMVVKTLGREAQETERFAAKVNELRDVTVRAGKVRAVFDPVLAALPNLGVLVVLAVGVARVESGATAAGSVVTVAYLLTVVAFPIRAIGWLLGEFPRSVVGWQRVRSVLDAEGRMEHGTATAPTGDPAGARLDVTHLGWTYDDAEPLLRDVTFHVEPGRTVALVGATASGKSTLTTLLARLVDPTTGSVAVDGVDLRDLAEGELARVVSVVPQTAFLFDDTVRGNVTLGGDYTEDEVRAALRVAQAEEFVDRLPQGLDTPLGERGTSLSGGQRQRISLARALIRRPRLLVLDDATSAVDPEVEARILASLRHREGGGEGTTLVVVAYRKATIGLADEVLHLADGTVADRGTHTELLARNEAYARLVNAYETQEDEQ; from the coding sequence CTGGGCGCCCCGCTACACCTCTCCCAGGAGCACCCCCTGAGCACTGCAGCACCGCCCGAAGCGCCCAAGGCCACGCGTCAGCGTCGTTCCACCACCGTCGAGGGTTTCCGGGTCCTGGGGGTCGCCGTCCGTCGTGAGCCGGTCGTCTTCTGGCTCTCCACGATCGGCAGCGTCCTGTTCGGTGTCCTCACCGTCGCCGACGCCTGGGTGCTGGGATGGTCCACCGACCACGTCGTGCTCCCCGCGTTCCGCGACGGGGAGATCGGTGTGGGGATGCTCGTCGCCGTCGTCGCACTCTTCGTCGGTGTCGCCCTGCTGCGTGCCGTCGGGATCGTCGCGCGTCGTCTCGGGGCCGGGCTCATGCAGTACCGGATGCAGGCGCACAGCCGCCGCGAGGTCACCCGCAAATACCTCGAGCTCCCGTTCGCGTGGCACCAGAAGCACCCCACCGGACAGCTCCTCTCCAACGCCTCCAGCGACGTCGAAGCAGCCTGGGCACCCATCGCGCCGTTCCCGATGGCGCTCGGCACCGTCGTCATGATGGTCATCGCGGTCGCGCAGATGTTCGCCGCAGACGTCGTCCTCGCCGTCGTCGGACTCCTCGTCTTCCCCGCGGTCGTGCTCGCCAACCTCTGGTACCAGAAGCTCTCCTCGCCCCTCATGACCCAGGCCCAGCGCCTGCGCGCCGAGGTCAGCGAGGTCGCCCACGAATCCTTCGACGGCGCCATGGTGGTCAAGACCCTCGGCCGTGAAGCCCAGGAGACCGAACGGTTCGCCGCCAAGGTCAACGAACTGCGTGACGTCACCGTCCGCGCCGGCAAGGTCCGCGCCGTCTTCGACCCCGTCCTTGCAGCGCTGCCCAACCTCGGCGTCCTCGTGGTCCTCGCCGTCGGCGTCGCCCGCGTCGAGTCCGGCGCCACCGCAGCCGGATCCGTCGTCACCGTCGCCTACCTCCTCACCGTCGTCGCGTTCCCGATCCGCGCCATCGGCTGGCTGCTGGGCGAGTTCCCGCGCAGCGTCGTCGGCTGGCAGCGCGTCCGCAGCGTCCTCGACGCCGAAGGCCGCATGGAACACGGCACCGCCACCGCCCCCACCGGCGACCCCGCCGGAGCCCGCCTCGACGTCACCCACCTCGGCTGGACCTACGACGACGCCGAACCCCTCCTGCGCGACGTCACCTTCCACGTCGAACCCGGCCGTACCGTCGCCCTCGTCGGCGCCACCGCGTCGGGCAAATCGACCCTCACCACCCTCCTGGCCCGCCTCGTCGACCCCACCACCGGATCCGTCGCCGTCGACGGCGTCGACCTCCGCGACCTCGCCGAAGGTGAACTCGCCCGGGTGGTCTCCGTGGTCCCGCAGACCGCGTTCCTCTTCGACGACACCGTCCGCGGCAACGTCACACTGGGTGGTGACTACACCGAGGACGAGGTCCGCGCAGCACTGCGCGTCGCCCAGGCCGAGGAGTTCGTCGACCGACTCCCGCAGGGCCTCGACACCCCGCTGGGGGAGCGCGGCACGTCGCTCTCAGGCGGACAGCGTCAGCGGATCTCCCTGGCCCGCGCCCTCATCCGACGCCCGCGCCTACTCGTCCTCGACGACGCCACCAGCGCCGTCGACCCCGAAGTCGAAGCCCGCATCCTCGCCTCCCTGCGCCACCGCGAAGGCGGGGGAGAAGGCACGACGCTCGTCGTCGTCGCCTACCGCAAGGCCACCATCGGCCTCGCCGACGAAGTCCTCCACCTCGCCGACGGCACCGTCGCCGACCGCGGCACCCACACCGAACTCCTGGCCCGCAACGAGGCCTACGCCCGACTCGTCAACGCCTACGAAACGCAGGAGGACGAGCAGTGA
- a CDS encoding HIT family protein yields MSHIVLPDAYPCAFCDYLSGERPYTILLRDDLAAVLVTREQRGVSHVLVIPIRHVPTVLDLHDAEAHAVMDLTRRVASAIDQADGRPGISIWQNNGVAAQQAIPHFHIHVAGTVQGGGTEWDEVDELTVEDTDKIADHLRPYL; encoded by the coding sequence ATGAGCCACATTGTCCTTCCGGATGCGTATCCCTGTGCATTTTGCGACTACCTCTCGGGTGAACGGCCCTACACTATTCTGCTTCGCGATGATCTAGCGGCGGTACTCGTGACCCGCGAACAGCGGGGTGTTTCTCACGTCCTTGTGATCCCAATTCGGCACGTTCCCACCGTTCTTGACCTTCATGACGCCGAAGCCCACGCAGTCATGGACCTGACCCGCCGTGTTGCTTCGGCCATCGATCAAGCAGATGGTCGACCTGGTATCAGCATTTGGCAGAACAATGGTGTGGCGGCCCAGCAAGCGATCCCCCACTTCCACATTCATGTTGCAGGGACCGTGCAGGGTGGCGGGACTGAGTGGGATGAGGTCGACGAGCTCACTGTTGAGGACACTGACAAGATCGCTGATCACCTCCGCCCGTACCTGTGA
- a CDS encoding macro domain-containing protein: MTLTRDLRNRRFWLGLGTHAFVALGIAASLLGLFDLFWPNKLDNWDLPEILIVPLLSLGYAAWRSWPYPVEQHYSTPDTKIRVITGDLFDQDTNIVIGMADTFDIETPHIIARGSVQGQFLERVYSHDVAALRSELEAALAGKTVTGTVVKVGNTDRYPLGTVATIIHQRRHYFCLAYTSLDEHNKAASSMGVLWEAMERLWDEVRRRTNGEAVSIPVIGLGQSGMSTVLPMQDAVRFLILSFMFASRKERVCDELSIVVRPRDEKRLDLLEIQEFLSSLRKYS, from the coding sequence GTGACCCTGACCCGTGATCTCCGCAACCGGCGCTTTTGGCTTGGTCTTGGTACCCATGCCTTCGTCGCGTTGGGTATCGCGGCTAGCCTCCTCGGGCTGTTCGACCTCTTCTGGCCGAACAAGCTCGACAACTGGGATCTGCCCGAGATCCTTATTGTGCCCCTGCTGTCCCTCGGCTACGCGGCGTGGCGGTCCTGGCCGTACCCAGTTGAACAGCACTACTCGACTCCGGATACCAAGATTCGGGTCATTACGGGCGATCTCTTCGACCAAGACACCAATATTGTCATCGGCATGGCGGATACGTTTGACATCGAGACGCCCCACATCATCGCGAGGGGCAGCGTTCAGGGGCAGTTCCTAGAACGCGTGTACAGCCATGACGTGGCAGCACTGCGCTCCGAGCTAGAAGCTGCGCTTGCGGGCAAGACAGTGACTGGGACCGTGGTCAAGGTTGGCAACACCGATCGCTACCCTCTCGGCACTGTCGCGACCATCATTCACCAGCGAAGACACTACTTCTGCCTGGCCTACACGAGCTTGGACGAGCACAACAAGGCCGCATCGTCGATGGGCGTGCTCTGGGAGGCCATGGAACGGCTCTGGGATGAGGTGCGCCGACGCACCAATGGTGAGGCAGTCTCCATCCCTGTCATCGGCCTTGGCCAGTCAGGCATGTCTACCGTGCTCCCGATGCAAGACGCGGTGCGGTTCTTGATCCTCTCCTTCATGTTTGCCTCGAGGAAGGAGCGCGTGTGTGATGAACTTTCCATCGTTGTCCGACCCCGGGACGAGAAGCGACTTGACCTACTTGAGATCCAAGAATTCCTCAGTTCACTACGGAAGTATTCATGA
- a CDS encoding TIR domain-containing protein, giving the protein MSYRNKTYVAFASENIHLYRLMEAWRENDNIDFDFYDAHDLFVSRDTSKPETIKRNLRERMKNAKQVVLIGTHEAKKKGGDGNSFLAYEVAVMMEFNLPVVIANHDGDKNVDKNFIPSPLLNVDYYTLSVAFSPKIIKFALDNYAVFYPSSANTGPHYYEQKIYDRL; this is encoded by the coding sequence ATGAGTTACCGCAACAAGACCTACGTGGCGTTCGCCAGCGAGAACATCCACCTCTACCGGCTCATGGAGGCTTGGCGCGAGAACGACAACATCGACTTCGACTTCTATGACGCCCACGACCTCTTCGTGTCGCGGGACACCAGCAAGCCGGAGACCATCAAGCGCAATCTGCGTGAGCGGATGAAGAACGCCAAGCAGGTCGTCCTTATTGGCACCCATGAGGCAAAGAAGAAGGGAGGTGACGGCAATTCGTTCCTTGCCTATGAGGTGGCCGTAATGATGGAGTTCAACCTCCCTGTAGTCATCGCAAACCACGACGGGGACAAGAACGTCGACAAGAACTTCATCCCCTCGCCCCTCCTCAACGTCGACTATTACACGTTGTCGGTTGCGTTCAGTCCGAAGATCATCAAGTTCGCTCTGGATAACTACGCCGTCTTTTATCCATCCAGTGCCAACACTGGGCCTCACTACTACGAGCAGAAAATCTACGACAGGCTGTGA